One window from the genome of Lentibacillus daqui encodes:
- the tenI gene encoding thiazole tautomerase TenI — MEYNKTWKRKKDINATKELHVVSTGQQTAETLVQIVAMIHKGVNKIHLREKSWTAAELVRVIEALTDRGVPLEKIIVNDRVDIAHILGANGVQLAHHSIDASLVMQAFSSLKIGCSIHSLDEAIKAEKKGVDYLLYGHIHCTRSKEGMTPRGLNNLRKLTQQVTIPVIAIGGITPENTHDTLAAGANGIAVMSGVFQADDPVRAVMNYRKAMHTQEVIL; from the coding sequence ATGGAATACAACAAAACATGGAAAAGGAAAAAGGATATAAACGCCACTAAGGAATTACATGTCGTCTCAACGGGTCAACAAACCGCTGAAACACTTGTACAAATAGTGGCAATGATTCATAAAGGTGTTAACAAGATTCATTTACGGGAGAAAAGTTGGACAGCTGCCGAACTAGTCCGGGTAATTGAAGCTTTAACGGATCGCGGTGTGCCGCTCGAAAAAATTATTGTTAATGACCGTGTTGACATTGCGCATATCTTAGGAGCAAATGGTGTTCAGCTTGCCCATCATAGTATCGATGCTTCATTGGTCATGCAGGCTTTTTCATCATTAAAAATCGGTTGTTCGATACATTCGCTTGACGAAGCAATCAAGGCAGAAAAGAAAGGGGTTGATTATCTTCTATATGGACATATTCATTGCACGAGATCAAAAGAGGGAATGACACCGAGAGGACTAAATAACTTGCGAAAACTCACGCAGCAAGTAACCATTCCCGTTATTGCCATCGGAGGAATCACACCTGAAAATACACATGACACGTTGGCAGCCGGGGCGAATGGAATTGCCGTTATGTCAGGCGTTTTCCAAGCAGATGATCCAGTGCGCGCAGTCATGAATTATCGTAAAGCAATGCATACGCAGGAGGTGATCCTATGA
- a CDS encoding PTS sugar transporter subunit IIB, with product MKKLLIMCGTGIATSTMVGEKVKAWLREQELESEVNIYQSSVSEGFGRMKEYDIVVSTTIVPNEIKDRVIDGIPLLTGIGTEEVYQKLLRIVIQE from the coding sequence ATGAAAAAGTTATTAATCATGTGCGGGACTGGGATCGCCACATCAACTATGGTCGGTGAGAAGGTGAAAGCATGGTTACGTGAGCAAGAGCTGGAAAGTGAAGTTAATATCTATCAATCTAGTGTTAGTGAAGGGTTTGGGAGAATGAAGGAGTATGACATTGTCGTCTCAACTACCATTGTACCAAACGAAATAAAGGACAGGGTTATTGATGGTATCCCTTTGTTAACAGGTATCGGTACAGAAGAGGTATACCAAAAACTGTTAAGAATAGTTATTCAGGAATAA
- a CDS encoding thiazole synthase codes for MLTIGNKQFNSRLLLGTGKYPNFDIQKAAIEASEAEILTFTVRRMNIYEPNQPNFLEKLDVEKFSLLPNTAGAKSAKEAVRHAKLARASGLCDMIKVEVIGCDKTLLPDPLETLKATEELLKEGFIVLPYTSDDVVLAKRLEELGTHAIMPGASPIGSGQGIINPVNLRFIIEQTEVPVIVDAGIGSPADAAYAMELGADAVLLNTAVSASKDPVKMAKAMKQAVEAGRLGYEAGRIPKKRTATASSPMEGISIG; via the coding sequence TTGCTAACAATTGGAAATAAGCAATTTAATTCAAGATTATTATTGGGTACAGGAAAATATCCGAATTTTGATATTCAAAAAGCAGCGATTGAAGCATCGGAAGCAGAAATCTTAACGTTTACCGTTCGCCGGATGAATATTTATGAGCCAAACCAGCCCAATTTCCTGGAAAAACTGGACGTAGAGAAATTTAGTCTTTTACCGAATACGGCTGGTGCAAAGTCAGCGAAAGAAGCCGTACGACATGCCAAGTTGGCAAGAGCATCGGGACTATGTGACATGATCAAAGTGGAGGTCATTGGTTGTGATAAAACATTGCTGCCAGATCCGCTGGAAACATTAAAGGCAACGGAAGAATTGCTAAAAGAAGGATTTATTGTTTTACCGTATACTTCCGATGATGTGGTACTAGCCAAAAGGTTGGAGGAGCTTGGCACACATGCGATTATGCCTGGGGCGTCACCAATTGGCTCGGGGCAGGGAATTATCAACCCGGTTAATTTGCGTTTTATCATTGAGCAAACAGAAGTTCCTGTGATTGTTGATGCCGGAATCGGCTCCCCGGCCGATGCAGCTTATGCAATGGAACTTGGTGCAGACGCTGTTTTATTAAATACGGCGGTTTCAGCGTCTAAAGATCCGGTCAAAATGGCAAAAGCGATGAAGCAAGCAGTGGAAGCTGGTCGCTTAGGATATGAAGCTGGGCGTATCCCGAAAAAACGGACCGCCACAGCAAGCAGTCCAATGGAGGGAATAAGTATTGGCTGA
- the tenA gene encoding thiaminase II, translating to MRFSERLYEKVKPIWKDNHNHPFVTGIGDGTLDKESFRHYMIQDYVYLIEYAKLFAIGALKARDLETMAKFAEVLDSTLHMEMDLHRQYAKKFNISPKELEEAKPAAVTVSYTNYMLSVGQSGGLAELTTSVLPCSWSYAEIGKRLAQLPGATEHPFYGEWVKMYASEAFHALNDWMIELLDQLTDGKPEKELQYLEEIFLYTSRFEYMFWDMAYKQEMWPTSNEVENCSL from the coding sequence ATGAGATTTAGTGAACGACTATATGAAAAGGTTAAGCCCATTTGGAAGGATAACCACAATCATCCATTTGTTACGGGTATTGGAGATGGAACGCTTGATAAAGAAAGTTTTCGCCACTATATGATTCAAGACTATGTTTACTTAATCGAATATGCCAAGTTGTTTGCAATTGGAGCATTAAAAGCGAGAGATTTAGAAACTATGGCGAAATTTGCAGAAGTGCTTGATTCAACACTTCACATGGAAATGGACTTACATAGACAGTATGCAAAGAAATTCAATATCTCACCAAAAGAGTTAGAGGAAGCAAAGCCTGCTGCTGTTACTGTGTCTTATACAAACTATATGCTTTCTGTTGGGCAAAGTGGGGGGCTTGCTGAACTTACAACAAGTGTTTTACCGTGTAGTTGGAGCTACGCAGAGATAGGCAAGCGCTTAGCTCAATTACCTGGTGCAACTGAACATCCATTTTATGGTGAATGGGTAAAAATGTATGCCAGTGAAGCATTCCATGCATTAAATGATTGGATGATTGAACTACTAGATCAATTAACAGATGGAAAGCCAGAAAAAGAACTACAATATTTAGAAGAGATTTTCTTATACACTTCTCGCTTTGAATATATGTTTTGGGATATGGCATATAAACAAGAAATGTGGCCAACATCAAATGAAGTAGAAAATTGTTCCTTGTAG
- a CDS encoding PTS galactitol transporter subunit IIC: MAVLQWFVDLGASVMLPIIVFIFALILGTKVGKACRSGLTVGIGFIGLNLVIGLLTDSLGPAAQAMVDHFGLKLHTIDIGWPATSAISYGTVLGSLAIPIGIGVNSFLLMLGWTKTLNIDLWNYWHCAFTGSLVYSMTGNFALGLLTIIVHLLLIFLLGDIIAKDVHAFYGFKQMTFPHAASAPSYLVAKPLNWLFDSIPGFNKLDAKPESIQKKLGIFGDSTVIGVFIGGLIGILAGYSITKILQLSMQTGAIMLLMPKMVALLMEGLAPVSEAAGQMVKKRFPGRDLYIGMDSALSIGHPAVLSASLLMIPLTLLLAVILPGNRVLPFGDLATIPFLICLMVPVFRGNIVRTVIAGSAYIAIGLYIATWIAPLFTDTAIAAGFETGGHSSFSSLVDGAVWTTFMFISFVKGLNWYGIGLLGVAMLMGLIYVNKIKAKQSDKGYAKDTEAG, translated from the coding sequence GTGGCTGTTTTGCAATGGTTCGTTGATCTTGGCGCTAGTGTCATGCTTCCTATTATCGTTTTCATCTTTGCCCTTATACTGGGAACGAAGGTAGGAAAAGCTTGTCGCTCAGGATTAACAGTGGGAATTGGATTTATTGGATTAAACCTGGTTATTGGTCTGTTGACAGATAGTCTGGGACCGGCTGCACAGGCAATGGTAGACCATTTCGGGTTGAAATTACATACGATTGATATTGGTTGGCCAGCTACATCAGCCATTTCGTATGGGACGGTTTTAGGCAGTTTGGCAATCCCGATTGGAATTGGTGTAAATAGTTTTTTATTGATGCTTGGATGGACGAAAACATTAAATATTGATCTTTGGAACTACTGGCATTGTGCGTTCACAGGGTCACTTGTCTATTCGATGACAGGTAACTTTGCACTGGGGTTGCTTACGATAATTGTCCATTTATTATTGATTTTTTTATTGGGGGATATCATTGCGAAGGATGTTCATGCATTTTATGGTTTTAAACAGATGACATTCCCCCATGCTGCCTCTGCTCCGTCTTATTTAGTTGCCAAGCCACTAAATTGGTTGTTTGACAGCATACCAGGTTTTAACAAATTGGATGCCAAGCCGGAATCTATCCAAAAAAAGTTAGGAATATTTGGAGATTCAACCGTGATTGGTGTTTTCATTGGGGGACTAATCGGTATTTTGGCAGGCTATTCTATTACGAAAATTTTACAGCTTTCCATGCAAACCGGAGCTATCATGCTATTGATGCCGAAAATGGTTGCACTTTTAATGGAAGGTTTAGCACCCGTTTCCGAAGCAGCAGGACAAATGGTGAAAAAAAGATTTCCTGGACGTGACTTATATATTGGTATGGATAGTGCACTATCTATCGGCCATCCTGCCGTCTTATCCGCTTCACTACTAATGATCCCACTGACATTACTTTTGGCAGTGATTTTACCGGGTAATCGGGTTCTGCCATTTGGGGATTTGGCAACCATACCATTTTTGATTTGTTTAATGGTACCGGTTTTCAGGGGGAATATTGTACGGACGGTCATTGCAGGTTCTGCCTATATTGCTATTGGACTGTATATTGCGACATGGATAGCGCCATTATTTACAGACACCGCAATCGCAGCTGGATTTGAAACAGGAGGTCATTCAAGCTTTTCTTCATTGGTCGATGGTGCAGTATGGACGACATTCATGTTTATCTCATTCGTAAAAGGACTGAATTGGTATGGAATTGGACTACTCGGGGTTGCCATGCTAATGGGGCTGATTTACGTGAACAAAATAAAAGCCAAACAGTCAGATAAAGGATACGCAAAGGATACGGAGGCAGGATAA
- the hutG gene encoding formimidoylglutamase produces MYQLPNQQLWQGRIDTTTNRSGFRLHQVIQIQAVDDVKDKDNTFSFIGFASDEGVKRNKGRTGAATAPDKIRTELAKLPYGYDLKTKLIDVGNVVCENDELEKAQEELGNQIYKLFQQRVTPIIIGGGHETLYGHYLGARKHIGPERTLGIINIDAHFDLRHDEIPSSGTMFRQILEQDKRAGYLCLGIQEFGNTRLLFETADRFGCAYVQADDIRPDNIWRTLEKIDLFAGQYEDIIVTLCTDSIMASAAPGVSAPSPMGLDPQLVKRLLKYTVARKNVRSFDISEVNPLVDENGKTVKLAAYLIAETMKSFHKN; encoded by the coding sequence ATCTATCAGTTGCCCAATCAACAGCTTTGGCAAGGAAGAATTGATACAACTACGAATCGTTCCGGTTTCCGATTGCATCAGGTAATCCAAATACAAGCGGTTGATGATGTGAAAGATAAAGATAATACGTTTAGTTTCATTGGATTTGCAAGTGATGAAGGGGTAAAGAGAAACAAAGGCAGAACAGGAGCGGCGACGGCACCTGATAAGATTCGTACAGAACTTGCCAAGCTCCCATATGGCTATGACCTAAAAACAAAGCTAATCGATGTAGGAAATGTTGTTTGTGAAAATGATGAATTGGAAAAGGCGCAAGAAGAATTGGGAAACCAGATATACAAGCTTTTTCAACAACGTGTTACTCCCATTATTATTGGTGGCGGTCATGAAACCCTGTATGGACATTATTTAGGGGCCAGAAAGCATATTGGACCGGAACGCACATTAGGCATAATTAATATCGATGCTCATTTTGATTTACGCCATGATGAGATACCATCGTCGGGAACCATGTTTAGACAAATTTTAGAACAGGACAAAAGAGCAGGTTATTTATGCTTGGGAATTCAAGAATTTGGGAATACACGACTATTATTTGAAACGGCGGATCGGTTCGGTTGTGCATATGTACAGGCGGATGATATACGACCAGATAATATATGGAGGACGTTGGAAAAAATTGATCTGTTTGCTGGTCAATATGAAGATATTATCGTTACCTTATGTACGGATTCAATCATGGCTTCAGCAGCACCTGGGGTAAGTGCCCCTTCTCCAATGGGATTGGATCCCCAGCTGGTCAAACGGCTATTGAAGTATACGGTAGCCCGAAAAAATGTACGCAGTTTTGATATATCAGAAGTAAATCCTTTGGTGGATGAAAATGGTAAGACTGTTAAACTAGCTGCTTATTTAATAGCAGAAACGATGAAAAGCTTTCATAAGAATTAG
- a CDS encoding lipase family protein, with translation MGSLTEMEAVTIAKQSYKENVKSVPVEINGDIIEWKTKDIIVDKDTGLKGYVLQNRDTGKVVISFEGTQFNHGAGQMLNDIGTDVFGVGLGGQSYTQNTVSEYTGSQFQQEVIASGLGEVDKKGNFKMINNNQFTKATPIVDEYVEKYGKDNITFTGHSLGGGLAEYFAVKHDTDAITFASAAVYSLLTDEQQKRVKNGYYKEKIISYTYPDDIVGAWLYKQPIGATYYMSDPLETSMLGINTHTINDNYAKDSFFDENGYFKAALLYDGELGIQLKNSPLEMKNNGVHDFSIVIQSEIIKSFAKDLEANTDLIKNTEMAFVNFYDYYIQTLTDIKGKYLRLVGSGNFDKLTAADVEEIFQGYGKMEEGVPIIFDKEQYEYILTMLKRGKSDTAEIGFNMNKMGNNFEETDQLLADWLGLK, from the coding sequence ATGGGCAGTTTGACTGAAATGGAAGCTGTAACAATAGCCAAACAATCTTATAAGGAAAATGTGAAAAGTGTTCCTGTAGAAATAAATGGAGATATAATAGAATGGAAAACCAAAGACATCATCGTAGACAAAGATACAGGTCTCAAAGGATACGTCCTTCAAAACAGGGATACGGGTAAAGTGGTGATTAGTTTTGAAGGGACCCAGTTTAATCATGGGGCAGGGCAAATGCTAAATGACATTGGTACAGATGTTTTTGGTGTTGGACTCGGTGGTCAGTCTTATACACAGAATACAGTAAGTGAATACACGGGGTCCCAATTTCAACAAGAAGTAATTGCCAGTGGTCTTGGGGAAGTCGATAAGAAGGGTAATTTCAAGATGATAAATAACAATCAATTTACGAAAGCTACTCCGATTGTCGATGAATATGTTGAGAAATATGGCAAGGATAATATTACATTTACTGGTCACTCACTTGGTGGCGGATTGGCTGAATACTTTGCTGTTAAACATGATACCGATGCAATTACGTTTGCTTCCGCTGCTGTTTATAGTTTGCTAACCGACGAGCAACAGAAACGAGTGAAAAACGGTTATTACAAGGAGAAAATTATTTCCTATACTTATCCAGATGATATTGTAGGAGCATGGTTATATAAACAACCAATTGGAGCAACCTATTATATGAGCGACCCCTTAGAAACATCTATGTTAGGGATTAATACTCACACCATAAATGATAATTATGCCAAGGATAGTTTTTTTGACGAAAATGGGTACTTCAAAGCTGCTCTCTTATACGATGGTGAACTCGGAATACAACTTAAAAATTCTCCGCTTGAAATGAAAAATAATGGTGTTCATGACTTTAGCATAGTCATCCAATCGGAGATCATTAAGTCATTTGCTAAAGACTTGGAAGCGAATACGGATCTAATTAAGAATACGGAGATGGCATTTGTTAACTTTTACGATTATTACATACAGACACTTACAGATATTAAAGGCAAATATTTAAGATTAGTAGGTTCAGGTAATTTTGATAAGTTAACAGCAGCGGATGTGGAAGAAATTTTTCAAGGGTATGGAAAAATGGAAGAAGGAGTACCAATCATATTCGATAAGGAACAATATGAATATATTTTAACAATGTTAAAAAGAGGGAAATCTGATACTGCTGAAATTGGCTTTAACATGAATAAGATGGGAAATAACTTTGAAGAAACAGATCAATTGCTTGCTGACTGGTTGGGTCTCAAATAA
- the thiS gene encoding sulfur carrier protein ThiS, with translation MKLRVNGERITIPSSVATITELLAYIQVKNPVTIVEHNENILEKHDYDSAKLSDGDKIELVQFVGGG, from the coding sequence ATGAAGTTACGAGTAAATGGTGAACGGATTACCATTCCGTCTTCGGTAGCAACCATCACTGAGTTACTCGCATATATCCAAGTGAAGAATCCTGTCACTATTGTCGAACATAATGAAAATATTTTGGAAAAACATGACTATGACAGTGCAAAATTATCGGATGGAGACAAAATAGAATTAGTTCAATTTGTAGGAGGCGGTTGA
- a CDS encoding L-lactate permease, translating into MGEGVLTVLALLPIIVVALFLVGFKWPASKAMPLSYITVVLLALFVWNVSFPQVAAASVNGLIVAITLLFIIFGAILLLNTLQESGGLHTIRRGFTDITPDRRIQVIIVAWLFGSFIEGSAGFGTPAAVAVPLLVGLGFPPMAAVVSGLVIQSTPVSFGAVGTPMVLGVGSGIETLTQIPDVPAFIVDLAGKVAVLHTIAGMLIPLFLVGILTRYFGKNKSFSEGLKVWKFAIFAALAMTVPYIIVANTLGPEFPSMIGGLIGLLIVIPAAKKGFLMPKDDDAWDFEPKDRWDPTWTGRLEIKQSDIYAGKISMLRAWSPYVLIALMLLLSRMTVVGDWLKAATIEVPNIFGTDITSSWEILFSPGFIFIVASVYVYYAHGMKIKEYAQAWKDSGKTMLAAGSALVFTVPMVQVFLNSDGGAAGYAEMPIVLADGVANLAQTAYPFFATFIGGLGAFVAGSNTISNMMFSLFQYGVGERIGGDPTWMVALQAVGGAAGNMVCVHNVVAAAAVVGLVGKEGHVIRKTLLPFVYYSLLIGSIGYSIMWTSEKGIFNIGSIIAVIIWAIAIYFIATNKKRLNALEQNIAS; encoded by the coding sequence ATGGGTGAGGGAGTATTAACAGTGCTGGCGTTACTTCCAATCATTGTTGTTGCTTTATTCCTGGTTGGTTTCAAATGGCCAGCAAGTAAGGCCATGCCGCTTTCGTACATTACGGTCGTACTATTAGCATTGTTTGTTTGGAACGTCTCTTTTCCACAAGTCGCAGCTGCTTCGGTTAACGGTCTGATTGTCGCTATCACGCTATTGTTCATTATTTTTGGTGCCATTTTACTATTAAACACGTTACAAGAAAGTGGCGGACTGCATACCATTCGTCGTGGTTTTACCGATATTACACCAGACCGGCGGATTCAGGTCATTATTGTTGCCTGGCTGTTTGGTTCATTTATTGAAGGCTCAGCAGGGTTTGGCACACCAGCAGCAGTTGCTGTACCATTATTAGTAGGACTAGGTTTTCCTCCGATGGCAGCAGTCGTTTCAGGATTGGTGATTCAAAGTACACCTGTATCGTTTGGTGCGGTCGGAACGCCTATGGTATTGGGAGTAGGATCGGGGATAGAAACACTCACACAAATTCCGGATGTTCCGGCATTTATAGTTGATTTGGCTGGGAAAGTTGCTGTGCTCCATACGATAGCAGGGATGTTAATTCCACTGTTTTTAGTAGGAATATTAACCCGCTATTTCGGGAAAAACAAGTCATTTAGTGAAGGGTTGAAGGTATGGAAGTTCGCTATATTTGCAGCATTGGCGATGACCGTACCATATATCATTGTCGCGAATACGCTGGGTCCTGAATTCCCATCCATGATTGGCGGCCTCATTGGTTTATTAATTGTTATTCCAGCTGCCAAGAAAGGGTTTCTAATGCCCAAGGACGATGATGCTTGGGATTTTGAGCCAAAAGATCGCTGGGATCCGACATGGACTGGGCGGCTGGAAATCAAACAAAGCGATATTTATGCAGGAAAGATTAGCATGCTACGTGCATGGTCCCCATACGTATTGATTGCATTGATGCTGCTGCTTTCCCGAATGACTGTCGTGGGAGATTGGCTAAAAGCAGCAACTATTGAGGTTCCAAATATTTTTGGGACAGACATCACGTCCAGCTGGGAAATCCTCTTTTCTCCAGGTTTTATTTTTATTGTTGCATCTGTTTATGTGTACTACGCTCATGGCATGAAAATAAAAGAATATGCACAGGCTTGGAAGGATTCCGGGAAAACAATGCTTGCCGCAGGTTCCGCGCTTGTTTTTACCGTTCCAATGGTACAAGTATTCCTTAATTCGGATGGTGGAGCGGCTGGTTACGCTGAAATGCCAATCGTCCTTGCAGACGGTGTCGCAAATCTGGCGCAAACGGCATATCCATTTTTTGCAACATTTATCGGTGGGCTAGGTGCATTTGTCGCTGGAAGTAACACGATCAGTAATATGATGTTTTCCTTGTTCCAATACGGCGTTGGTGAACGAATCGGCGGAGATCCAACCTGGATGGTCGCACTGCAGGCAGTAGGTGGAGCGGCCGGTAACATGGTCTGTGTGCATAATGTTGTCGCAGCCGCAGCCGTTGTTGGTTTAGTCGGAAAAGAAGGGCATGTCATTCGCAAGACCCTACTGCCATTTGTCTATTACTCCCTATTAATTGGTTCGATCGGCTATTCGATCATGTGGACATCCGAAAAAGGCATATTTAACATCGGATCGATCATTGCTGTCATTATTTGGGCAATTGCTATCTACTTCATTGCCACGAATAAAAAACGACTAAATGCGCTAGAACAAAACATTGCTTCGTAG
- a CDS encoding thiazole biosynthesis adenylyltransferase ThiF, which yields MNDRYSRQTLFKYIGEEGQQKMAGKQVLIIGAGALGTGNAESLVRAGVGKVTIVDRDYVEWSNLQRQQLYVELDAKNRIPKAVAAKKRLQQINSEVDIESHILDITPPEMEQLIKGVDLIIDATDNFDIRMIINDISQKYQIPWIYGSCVGSYGISFTIVPKETPCLHCLMEDVPIGGLTCETAGIISPTVGMVVVQQTIEAFKILTENWDALRRKLISFDLWSNHHSSIDISTVKKATCSSCGENPTYPFLSYENQTKTAVLCGRDTVQIRPAKRQNRNLHAIAKVLAGKGGKVEQNPFLLSYTIDDQRLVLFRDGRTLVHGTNDKIKAKTLYYRYFG from the coding sequence ATGAATGATCGTTATTCCAGACAGACGTTGTTTAAGTATATTGGTGAAGAGGGCCAACAAAAAATGGCGGGAAAACAGGTACTTATCATAGGTGCGGGTGCGCTTGGCACAGGAAATGCAGAATCGCTGGTTCGTGCGGGTGTAGGAAAAGTAACCATTGTCGACCGTGATTATGTAGAATGGAGCAATTTACAGCGGCAACAGCTTTATGTGGAATTGGATGCAAAAAACCGGATACCTAAAGCTGTTGCTGCAAAAAAACGGCTGCAGCAAATCAATTCCGAGGTAGACATTGAATCACATATTTTAGATATCACACCACCGGAAATGGAGCAACTGATCAAAGGAGTCGATTTAATTATTGATGCGACGGATAATTTTGATATTCGCATGATCATCAATGATATCTCGCAAAAATATCAAATTCCATGGATTTACGGGTCGTGCGTGGGTAGCTACGGCATAAGTTTTACAATTGTGCCAAAGGAAACACCATGCCTCCATTGTCTTATGGAAGATGTCCCGATTGGTGGTTTAACCTGTGAAACGGCAGGAATCATCAGCCCTACTGTTGGAATGGTCGTTGTACAACAAACCATTGAAGCTTTCAAAATACTTACGGAGAATTGGGATGCACTTAGAAGAAAGCTAATCTCCTTTGATCTATGGAGTAATCATCATTCATCAATTGATATATCAACGGTGAAAAAAGCAACCTGTTCGTCTTGTGGAGAAAATCCAACATATCCTTTTCTTTCCTATGAAAATCAAACAAAAACAGCAGTGCTTTGTGGAAGGGATACGGTTCAAATTAGACCCGCCAAAAGGCAAAATCGCAATCTGCATGCGATTGCTAAAGTGCTTGCCGGAAAGGGTGGAAAAGTGGAACAAAATCCCTTTCTACTTTCATATACGATTGACGACCAACGTCTTGTCTTGTTCCGAGATGGCCGTACATTGGTACATGGAACGAATGATAAAATAAAGGCAAAAACACTTTATTATCGTTATTTTGGATAG
- a CDS encoding LysR family transcriptional regulator, protein MMDIRQLTYYITLVEEATYTRAADQLHISQPSLSAAIKKLEHELGLTLIDRGKHHFQVTKEGKILYQEAKKLLNNYEHIHNEMTRLKQHGPMEISIGLIESTMFFMPKILSTFTNQHPDVRVRLLETLSLYDVENALHNFDVQLAITNQYMYDREFEAIPLYQEKLVALIPYGHELEDKNELQMKELAGKKLIVCKEGFQTRADILNAFSKAGVTPNIQFEIERFETGCRLVESGLGITIVPENYVKFSKKPDCRIKTIHDASISRTVYLVYEKNRYLPPIVRQFISLITGLFGV, encoded by the coding sequence ATGATGGATATTCGTCAATTAACCTACTATATAACTCTGGTGGAAGAAGCAACCTATACACGTGCAGCAGATCAATTACATATTTCACAACCATCATTAAGCGCTGCCATTAAAAAATTGGAACATGAACTTGGCCTCACGTTAATCGATCGTGGGAAACATCACTTTCAGGTCACCAAGGAAGGAAAAATCTTATATCAAGAAGCGAAAAAACTGTTAAACAATTACGAGCATATTCACAATGAAATGACCCGGTTGAAGCAGCATGGCCCCATGGAAATCTCCATTGGTCTCATTGAATCGACGATGTTTTTTATGCCAAAAATCTTATCTACTTTTACAAATCAACACCCAGATGTACGTGTCAGATTGCTGGAAACATTGAGTTTATATGATGTAGAAAACGCGCTTCACAATTTTGATGTTCAGTTGGCGATTACCAACCAATACATGTACGATAGGGAATTTGAAGCTATTCCGCTTTATCAAGAAAAGCTGGTTGCGTTGATCCCGTATGGGCACGAATTAGAAGATAAAAATGAACTTCAAATGAAGGAGTTAGCCGGGAAAAAATTAATTGTTTGCAAGGAAGGGTTTCAAACAAGAGCGGATATATTAAATGCCTTCAGTAAAGCAGGTGTAACACCCAACATACAATTTGAAATTGAACGGTTCGAAACAGGTTGCCGTTTAGTGGAGAGCGGTCTTGGCATTACGATTGTCCCGGAAAACTATGTAAAATTCTCGAAAAAACCGGATTGCCGAATAAAAACGATCCACGATGCCAGCATTTCCAGAACGGTCTATTTGGTCTACGAAAAAAATAGATATTTACCGCCAATTGTAAGGCAATTTATATCTTTGATTACTGGGCTATTTGGTGTGTAG